In the Chroococcidiopsis sp. SAG 2025 genome, one interval contains:
- a CDS encoding ATP-binding protein, with the protein MDWSLQSLDRNNASASQSEELTIAETVDLTNCDREPIHIPGSIQPHGVLFVLQEPDLIVVQVSKNVSDIIKVSAQELLDKPLSKLLNLKHINSIKQCLLQEFDSVNPLKIAIKTQNKTLVFDGIIHRNIDNLLVLELEPRRTNKSRDFFDFYHLVKNPIDRMQKVHTLAEMCQIVVKEVRKLTNFDRVMVYRFNSEGAGTVIAEDKREDLNSYLGLHYPASDIPKQAKRLYILNLLRLVPDVNYQPVEIISTDLDNNKTLDLSLSVLRSVSPIHIEYLKNMGVGASMSISLIKNKKLWGLIACHHSAANYLTCEVRTACEFLGQVMSLELAAKEDNEGMDYKIKLNSILSKFVEIIPQDENFVESLLQDRINLLELTASEGAAICADSKVWLVGKTPSETEIQELIQWLEPQINNDVYCTDSLPKVYQPATKFKDSASGLLATAISKSQNDYILWFRPEVIQTVNWGGNPHKPVEVRQDGSLRLSPRKSFELWQETVKLESLPWQQCEIDVAVELRSAIVGIVLRKAAELARINIELERSNSELDAFAYIASHDLKEPLRGIHNYSSFLLEDYADILNEDGALKLQTLVRLTQRMEDLIESLLHFSRLGRIELSLQKTNLNELVSNVVDVLNISLKENRANIRIARSLPTIECDLVQVSEVFSNLISNAIKYNNKEDKSVEIGYLESESNSNDSQRNYFVFYVRDNGIGIREKHLETIFRIFKRLHAPNRYGGGTGAGLTIAKKIVERHGGKIWVESTYGEGSTFYFTLPD; encoded by the coding sequence ATGGATTGGTCATTACAATCGCTAGATCGAAATAACGCCAGTGCTTCACAGTCGGAGGAGTTGACGATCGCCGAAACGGTTGATTTGACGAATTGCGATCGCGAACCGATTCATATTCCTGGTTCTATCCAGCCTCACGGTGTACTTTTTGTCCTACAAGAACCTGACTTAATCGTTGTACAAGTTAGCAAGAATGTTTCCGATATCATTAAAGTTTCAGCTCAAGAATTACTAGATAAACCATTAAGTAAATTACTTAATTTAAAGCATATTAATTCGATAAAACAATGTTTATTGCAGGAATTTGATAGTGTAAACCCCTTAAAAATAGCCATAAAAACTCAAAACAAAACTCTAGTTTTTGATGGGATCATTCATCGCAATATAGATAATTTACTGGTTCTAGAACTAGAGCCAAGAAGAACGAATAAAAGTAGAGACTTTTTTGATTTTTATCATTTAGTCAAAAACCCGATCGATCGGATGCAAAAGGTACATACTTTAGCAGAGATGTGCCAAATTGTTGTGAAAGAAGTCAGAAAACTGACTAACTTCGATCGCGTCATGGTTTATCGTTTTAATTCTGAAGGTGCTGGCACGGTTATAGCGGAAGATAAACGCGAAGATTTGAATTCTTATCTTGGCTTGCACTACCCTGCTTCCGATATTCCTAAGCAAGCCAAGCGTCTTTATATCCTAAATCTTCTCCGACTCGTTCCCGATGTCAATTACCAACCTGTAGAAATTATTTCTACCGATTTAGATAACAATAAGACTTTGGATTTGAGTCTTAGTGTTTTACGTAGCGTTTCTCCCATCCATATTGAGTATTTGAAAAATATGGGAGTCGGCGCTTCTATGTCCATTTCTTTGATTAAGAATAAAAAATTATGGGGATTGATTGCCTGCCATCATTCCGCAGCTAATTATCTCACTTGTGAAGTCCGTACGGCTTGCGAATTTTTGGGTCAAGTCATGTCTTTGGAACTGGCTGCCAAAGAAGATAATGAAGGCATGGACTACAAGATTAAACTCAATTCAATTTTATCAAAATTTGTTGAAATTATTCCTCAAGACGAAAATTTTGTTGAGAGTTTACTCCAAGATCGAATCAATTTATTAGAGTTGACTGCTAGCGAGGGAGCTGCTATTTGTGCAGACAGTAAGGTATGGCTAGTTGGTAAAACACCCAGTGAAACAGAAATTCAAGAATTAATTCAATGGCTCGAACCTCAAATTAATAATGACGTATACTGCACGGACTCGCTGCCAAAAGTCTATCAACCAGCGACAAAATTTAAAGATAGTGCGAGTGGTTTGTTAGCAACGGCTATCTCCAAAAGTCAAAATGACTACATTCTTTGGTTTCGTCCTGAAGTCATTCAAACTGTTAATTGGGGTGGTAATCCTCATAAACCAGTTGAGGTACGACAGGATGGAAGCTTGCGCCTATCCCCGCGTAAATCTTTTGAATTGTGGCAAGAAACAGTAAAATTAGAATCTCTACCTTGGCAACAATGCGAAATTGATGTAGCAGTAGAACTGAGAAGTGCAATTGTGGGTATTGTGCTGCGTAAAGCAGCGGAACTAGCACGAATTAATATTGAATTGGAACGGAGTAATAGCGAACTCGATGCCTTTGCATATATTGCTTCCCACGATTTAAAAGAACCGCTACGAGGGATTCATAACTACTCCAGCTTTTTACTTGAAGATTATGCAGATATTCTGAATGAAGACGGCGCGCTTAAACTACAAACTTTGGTACGTTTGACGCAGCGAATGGAGGATTTGATTGAATCTCTACTTCACTTCTCGCGGCTAGGAAGAATCGAACTTTCGTTACAAAAAACGAATTTAAATGAATTAGTTAGTAATGTTGTTGATGTACTAAATATTAGCTTGAAAGAAAATAGAGCTAATATTCGCATTGCTCGATCTTTACCAACTATTGAATGCGATCTCGTCCAAGTTAGTGAAGTTTTTAGCAATCTCATTAGCAATGCAATTAAATACAATAACAAAGAAGATAAATCTGTAGAAATCGGCTATTTAGAATCTGAAAGCAACTCTAATGATAGCCAAAGGAATTACTTTGTTTTCTATGTTAGAGATAACGGTATTGGAATTAGAGAAAAACATTTAGAGACGATTTTCCGCATATTTAAGCGATTACATGCACCGAATCGATATGGTGGTGGAACTGGCGCTGGTTTAACTATTGCCAAGAAAATTGTAGAGCGTCATGGCGGGAAAATTTGGGTGGAATCAACTTATGGAGAAGGTAGTACGTTTTATTTTACATTGCCCGATTAA
- a CDS encoding amino acid ABC transporter permease, producing MQIQSSAPPNPPTSPLNWVQKNLFSTWYNSILTIICLTVIIWGLSNFISWALTAAQWGVVGVNLRLFFVGRFPPELYWRVWTALGLIIGLAGICWGYIVRNSPLFSRTILIVLGVTIAAIILLPLELSARLWILAIAIIAIVGYAVGRKLPTSISPWLTPAWGLVFVVNFWLIGGGLGLTSVPTNVWSGLLLTLLTAICGIVLSFPFGVLLALGRQSPLPIVRILSILYIEVVRGLPLIGILFLAQVMLPLFLPPNFRNLDRVLRAIAGLVLFSAAYLAENIRGGLQAIPRGQYEAAKALGLSSPLVVLLIVLPQALKAVIPAIVGQFIGLFKDTSLLALFGLLELTGISRSILAQPQFLGRYAEVYLFIGLLYWLFCYGMSTASRYLERKLNVSN from the coding sequence TTGCAAATCCAATCATCCGCCCCTCCTAATCCGCCCACATCTCCGCTTAACTGGGTACAGAAAAACTTATTTAGTACTTGGTACAACAGTATCCTGACAATAATTTGTCTAACAGTCATTATTTGGGGACTGAGTAACTTTATTAGTTGGGCATTAACCGCAGCACAGTGGGGAGTCGTGGGTGTAAACTTGCGACTCTTTTTTGTCGGTCGATTTCCTCCTGAATTGTATTGGCGAGTGTGGACAGCACTAGGGCTAATTATCGGTTTAGCAGGGATTTGTTGGGGTTATATTGTCAGAAACTCTCCCCTGTTTAGCCGAACAATTTTAATTGTTTTAGGAGTCACTATTGCGGCTATTATCCTGCTACCTTTAGAACTGAGCGCGCGTCTATGGATATTAGCGATCGCCATTATTGCCATAGTTGGCTACGCAGTTGGACGCAAATTACCTACTAGTATTAGCCCTTGGCTAACTCCAGCTTGGGGATTAGTATTTGTTGTCAATTTTTGGTTAATTGGAGGCGGTTTGGGTTTAACTTCAGTCCCAACAAATGTATGGTCGGGGCTATTACTGACCCTACTCACAGCAATTTGCGGGATCGTACTGTCGTTTCCCTTTGGCGTGTTACTCGCCCTCGGTCGCCAAAGTCCATTACCTATAGTCCGGATCTTATCGATCCTCTACATTGAAGTCGTGCGCGGGTTGCCACTCATTGGCATTCTCTTCTTAGCCCAGGTAATGTTACCGTTATTTCTCCCGCCTAACTTCCGCAATTTAGATCGCGTACTGCGGGCGATCGCTGGACTAGTATTATTTAGTGCAGCGTATTTAGCAGAAAATATCCGTGGTGGATTACAAGCTATACCTAGAGGACAATACGAAGCCGCTAAAGCCTTGGGTTTAAGTTCGCCTTTAGTTGTGTTATTGATTGTATTACCCCAGGCACTTAAAGCCGTAATTCCTGCGATCGTCGGTCAATTTATTGGTTTATTTAAAGATACATCTCTACTCGCTCTATTTGGCTTACTCGAATTAACCGGAATCTCTCGCTCGATTTTGGCACAACCCCAATTCCTCGGACGTTATGCCGAAGTTTATTTATTTATTGGCTTACTCTACTGGCTCTTTTGTTATGGAATGTCTACTGCAAGTCGCTATTTAGAACGGAAATTAAATGTTAGTAATTAG
- a CDS encoding amino acid ABC transporter permease, giving the protein MKLQKLLRDDRFWQIAGQAIAVLLVVIFIVLIWDNLTYNLRQLGIQLGFDFLGVQASFDIGESIIPYAPSNSYSRAIFVGLLNSLRVVAIGLVLATIFGLVFGIAQLSDNWLVRRIAVAYVEIFRNVPLLLQLFFWYFAVFINLPGIENPITLLGSTYLTGQGVFFPWLEIGAGGGIWLVLLLAGIVGAIALWRWRGRVMVERGQAGHQIWYALGSILGAAIVAFVLTRSIPFRLSLPQVTQGQIEGGLRLSPEFCALLAGLVIYTSSYIAEIVRAGILAVPKGQWEAARALGLKPNRIMQMVILPQALRVIIPPLTSHYLNLAKNSSLAIAVGFPDVYFVASTTFNQTGRAVEVMLLIMITYLTTSLTISLVMNLYNRTVQIQER; this is encoded by the coding sequence ATGAAGTTGCAGAAACTATTACGAGACGATCGCTTCTGGCAGATTGCCGGACAGGCGATCGCGGTTTTGTTGGTGGTAATTTTTATTGTCCTGATTTGGGATAATCTCACTTACAATCTGCGGCAATTAGGCATTCAGTTAGGATTTGATTTTTTGGGAGTGCAAGCCTCCTTTGATATTGGCGAAAGCATCATTCCTTACGCTCCGTCTAATAGCTACAGTCGGGCAATATTTGTCGGGTTGCTTAATTCATTGCGCGTGGTAGCAATCGGTTTAGTTTTAGCTACTATTTTTGGGTTGGTCTTTGGCATTGCCCAACTTTCAGATAACTGGTTGGTACGACGCATCGCGGTTGCTTATGTAGAAATCTTCCGCAACGTACCTCTACTATTGCAACTATTTTTTTGGTACTTTGCCGTTTTTATCAACCTACCAGGAATTGAAAATCCTATTACTCTTCTTGGTTCTACTTACTTGACGGGACAAGGCGTATTTTTCCCGTGGCTGGAAATTGGGGCTGGGGGTGGCATTTGGTTGGTATTACTACTGGCGGGAATTGTTGGGGCGATCGCCTTGTGGCGTTGGCGGGGGCGCGTCATGGTAGAACGAGGACAGGCAGGACATCAAATTTGGTATGCTTTGGGTTCTATTTTAGGGGCGGCGATCGTTGCTTTTGTCTTGACCCGCAGTATTCCCTTTCGGTTGAGTCTTCCGCAAGTTACGCAGGGACAGATTGAGGGTGGATTGCGTCTGTCGCCAGAGTTTTGCGCCCTACTCGCTGGACTGGTGATTTATACGAGTAGTTATATTGCTGAAATTGTGAGGGCGGGGATTCTAGCTGTACCAAAAGGGCAGTGGGAAGCAGCCCGTGCTTTGGGACTGAAGCCAAATCGGATCATGCAAATGGTGATTTTACCGCAAGCATTGCGCGTGATTATACCACCCTTGACGAGTCACTACCTCAACTTAGCTAAAAACTCCAGTTTGGCGATCGCGGTCGGTTTTCCCGATGTTTATTTTGTTGCTTCTACAACATTTAATCAGACGGGACGGGCTGTGGAAGTGATGTTGCTGATTATGATTACCTATCTAACCACAAGCTTAACCATCTCTCTCGTCATGAATTTATACAACCGCACCGTGCAAATTCAGGAGAGATAG
- a CDS encoding ribokinase: MVAIVFGSINIDLVSKTPRLPLPGETLTGHSFATAPGGKGANQAVAIAKLGVPSYMVGRVGGDNFGRELLASLQAARVQTENVLVDESISSGVAAIAVDDNGENQIIITPGANGRVDETDVERLQSVLKILPSPSQREGTSSPPSQGGLGGSILLLQLEIPLSAVIAAAQVAKAAGIQVILDPAPAQNLPDELYPLIDIITPNETEAGRLVGFTVDGREAATEAARALLQKGVGNAIVKLGAKGVVCATQAETFFTSAFSIRAVDTVAAGDAFNGGLAAALVEGLPLRQAVVWGAAAGALAATKPGAQSAMCDRPTLEALMVTGS, encoded by the coding sequence ATGGTTGCAATCGTATTCGGTAGTATCAATATCGATCTAGTTAGCAAAACACCCAGATTACCTTTACCTGGGGAAACATTGACGGGACATAGTTTTGCTACCGCACCCGGGGGAAAAGGCGCAAATCAAGCAGTTGCGATCGCCAAATTGGGCGTTCCCTCATACATGGTAGGGCGTGTTGGCGGAGATAATTTCGGTCGGGAATTATTAGCAAGTTTGCAAGCGGCACGAGTACAGACTGAGAATGTATTGGTGGATGAAAGTATCAGTTCTGGAGTCGCTGCGATCGCAGTTGATGACAATGGGGAAAACCAAATTATCATAACTCCTGGGGCAAATGGACGAGTCGATGAGACAGATGTAGAACGTCTCCAGAGTGTGTTAAAAATCCTCCCTAGCCCTTCCCAAAGGGAGGGAACAAGTAGCCCCCCTTCCCAAGGGGGGTTGGGGGGATCGATCCTACTCCTCCAACTAGAAATTCCTCTCAGTGCTGTTATTGCAGCTGCCCAAGTTGCAAAAGCAGCCGGAATTCAAGTCATTCTCGATCCTGCACCAGCCCAAAATTTACCAGACGAACTTTATCCCTTAATTGATATCATTACCCCAAACGAAACAGAAGCAGGGCGATTAGTTGGTTTTACTGTAGATGGACGAGAAGCTGCAACCGAAGCAGCGCGGGCTTTGTTACAAAAAGGTGTGGGTAACGCGATCGTCAAACTTGGTGCTAAGGGTGTCGTCTGTGCTACTCAAGCAGAAACATTTTTTACCTCAGCCTTTTCCATCAGGGCTGTAGACACGGTAGCCGCAGGAGATGCCTTCAATGGTGGTTTAGCTGCGGCACTAGTAGAAGGATTACCTTTAAGACAAGCAGTAGTATGGGGTGCAGCGGCGGGCGCTTTAGCTGCAACCAAGCCAGGGGCGCAGTCTGCAATGTGCGATCGCCCTACTTTGGAGGCATTAATGGTAACTGGATCGTAA
- a CDS encoding PAS domain S-box protein yields MSLERTVLIVDDSPEDRETYRRFLLTDDRYHYTFLETDYGENGLEVCKLVQPDAILLDFHLPDIDGIEFLCELKTQFGKMQLPVIMLTGRGNEDVAVQAMKSGASDYLVKGKTTSENLRLAIHNILERDRLQQQLEQSEDRFRTSIENMLDCFGIYKCLRDESGKIVDFIVEYVNAAACTNNRMTAAEQIGKKLCEILPSHRESGLFNEYCRVVETGAPLTKEDLIYSDRFNQEYLTRAFDIRANKLGDDFVASWRDITDRKRSEERLRLLESVVVNANDAVIITAIAPLEEPGPRIVYVNQAFTDLTGYTCEEVVGRSPRFLQGAKTDKAALKRIRDALQAKKPVQEELINYCKDGSEFWVEISITPIADAAGQYTHFVAIQRDISDRKQAEMTLRETRHLIEQIAVTIPDILYIHDLKERRNIYINRQVTEVLGYTPEAICQLGTVGLQSLMHPEDLALLPAHLQRFDGAGDREVLEFEYRMQHANGEWRWLCSRESVFARNSDGSVQQILGTAQDITARKQVEIELRRSQERIQRTLETSQIGIGFGSSNGDVLEMNDTLLSMLGYTRDEFRNSKLSWRDMSPPEYAEIDRQAMEQLELTGSIKAIEKEVIRKDGTRLPILISATRLQGESEEHIAFIVDLSDRKRAEIALRNSEERLRLAFAATQMGSWDWDILTGSITWSDNMEAMFGLAPGEFDGSYEMFESRLHPEDRDRVLEAIDSAVNIGADYNIEFRVVFPNGTVRWAQSKGQVFYDRTGKAVRMTGVDLDITDCKHSEVENARMLELAQQAQREAEAANRAKDEFVAMVSHDLRSPLNAILGWAKLLRTRQVNAETAARALDAIERNAQSQAKLLEDLLDVSRMIRGKLELQESQFDLVSLVAELVETTFPVANTKKIHLEFGIQNSEVGIIVSGDRDRLQQVLDNLLSNAIKFTPEGGRIEIWLSLAGSREQEGAGEKRAGGAGGEKPLTTHHSPLFPDSHSLTPNSPQYAQIQVIDTGNGISPEFLPHVFDRFRQAQSPNKQGGLGLGLAIARHIVELHGGTLHAASLGVGHGATFTIQLPLMPPK; encoded by the coding sequence ATGAGTCTTGAGAGAACAGTTCTCATCGTTGATGATTCCCCTGAAGATCGAGAAACATACCGTCGCTTCTTACTTACTGACGATCGCTACCATTACACATTTTTAGAAACAGATTATGGTGAGAATGGACTAGAAGTATGCAAACTAGTACAGCCAGATGCTATTTTGTTAGACTTTCACCTCCCTGATATTGACGGTATTGAGTTTTTATGCGAGTTGAAAACTCAATTCGGTAAAATGCAATTACCTGTAATTATGCTGACGGGACGAGGAAATGAAGATGTTGCCGTGCAAGCAATGAAAAGCGGTGCATCTGACTATTTGGTAAAAGGAAAAACTACGTCAGAAAATCTTCGTTTAGCAATTCATAATATTTTAGAGCGCGATCGCCTACAACAGCAATTAGAACAAAGCGAAGACAGATTTCGCACTTCAATTGAAAACATGCTCGATTGCTTTGGCATCTACAAATGCCTGCGTGATGAATCGGGTAAAATTGTAGATTTTATTGTCGAGTACGTGAATGCGGCAGCTTGTACTAATAACCGCATGACAGCAGCAGAACAAATTGGTAAAAAACTCTGTGAAATTTTGCCTTCTCATCGGGAGAGTGGATTATTTAATGAATATTGTCGGGTGGTAGAGACAGGCGCACCTCTGACAAAAGAAGACTTAATTTACTCGGATAGATTTAACCAAGAATATTTAACCAGAGCCTTTGATATCCGAGCAAATAAATTGGGCGATGATTTTGTGGCTTCCTGGCGAGATATCACCGATCGCAAACGCTCTGAAGAACGTTTGCGATTACTAGAATCTGTCGTTGTCAATGCTAACGATGCCGTCATAATAACCGCGATCGCTCCTTTAGAGGAGCCAGGACCGCGAATCGTATATGTCAATCAAGCATTCACTGACTTAACTGGCTATACCTGTGAAGAAGTTGTAGGCAGATCGCCGCGTTTTCTCCAAGGTGCTAAAACCGATAAAGCAGCACTCAAGCGTATTCGGGATGCCTTACAAGCCAAAAAGCCAGTACAAGAAGAACTGATTAATTATTGTAAGGATGGCTCGGAATTTTGGGTAGAGATTAGCATTACACCTATCGCTGATGCCGCAGGGCAGTACACTCATTTTGTCGCTATTCAACGCGATATCAGCGATCGCAAGCAAGCAGAAATGACATTGCGAGAGACTCGGCATTTGATCGAGCAAATTGCCGTGACTATTCCTGACATTTTATATATTCACGATTTAAAAGAGCGGCGGAATATCTATATAAATCGACAAGTTACTGAAGTACTTGGGTATACGCCAGAAGCAATTTGCCAACTTGGAACGGTAGGATTGCAAAGCCTGATGCACCCTGAAGATCTTGCTTTATTGCCCGCACACTTACAAAGATTCGATGGGGCTGGAGATCGTGAAGTGCTGGAATTCGAGTACCGAATGCAGCACGCTAACGGTGAATGGCGGTGGCTGTGCAGTCGAGAAAGCGTGTTTGCCAGAAACAGCGATGGTTCGGTTCAGCAAATTCTCGGTACGGCTCAAGACATTACCGCACGCAAGCAGGTAGAGATAGAACTACGTCGCAGTCAAGAACGTATCCAACGCACGCTGGAAACATCTCAAATTGGCATTGGCTTTGGTTCATCTAATGGTGATGTTTTAGAGATGAACGATACGCTGTTGTCGATGCTGGGTTATACCCGCGACGAGTTTCGCAATTCTAAACTGAGTTGGCGGGATATGAGTCCGCCAGAGTATGCCGAGATAGATCGGCAGGCAATGGAGCAGCTAGAATTGACTGGCAGCATCAAAGCAATAGAGAAAGAAGTTATTCGCAAAGATGGGACGCGCCTACCAATTTTAATTAGTGCTACGCGCTTGCAAGGTGAGTCAGAAGAACATATTGCCTTTATCGTAGATCTCAGCGATCGCAAACGAGCCGAGATTGCCCTGCGCAACAGTGAAGAACGATTGCGGCTGGCTTTTGCCGCAACTCAGATGGGAAGTTGGGATTGGGACATTTTAACTGGTAGCATCACTTGGTCTGACAACATGGAAGCCATGTTTGGCTTAGCTCCAGGGGAGTTTGACGGTTCTTACGAAATGTTTGAATCGCGACTGCACCCAGAAGATCGCGATCGCGTGCTAGAGGCAATTGACAGCGCCGTCAATATTGGAGCAGACTACAACATCGAATTTCGAGTTGTTTTTCCTAATGGTACAGTTCGTTGGGCGCAGAGCAAAGGACAGGTTTTCTACGATCGAACGGGTAAAGCCGTCCGCATGACAGGAGTCGATTTAGATATTACCGATTGCAAACACAGCGAAGTAGAAAACGCTCGTATGCTGGAACTAGCTCAGCAAGCACAGAGAGAAGCTGAAGCCGCTAACCGTGCTAAAGATGAGTTTGTGGCAATGGTGTCTCACGATTTGCGCTCTCCCCTGAATGCGATTCTGGGTTGGGCAAAACTGCTGAGGACTCGTCAGGTGAATGCTGAAACCGCTGCCCGCGCCTTAGACGCGATCGAACGTAACGCTCAATCTCAAGCAAAATTGCTCGAAGATCTGTTAGACGTGTCGCGCATGATTCGCGGCAAACTAGAACTCCAAGAGAGTCAGTTCGATTTAGTTTCCCTTGTAGCAGAGTTGGTTGAAACTACCTTTCCTGTTGCGAACACCAAGAAGATTCATTTGGAATTCGGAATTCAAAATTCAGAAGTCGGAATTATTGTTTCTGGCGATCGCGATCGCTTGCAACAAGTCTTGGATAATTTACTCTCAAACGCAATTAAATTCACCCCAGAAGGTGGCAGGATCGAAATCTGGCTGTCATTAGCAGGGAGCAGGGAGCAGGAGGGAGCTGGGGAGAAGAGAGCTGGGGGAGCTGGGGGAGAAAAACCACTCACCACTCACCACTCACCACTCTTTCCCGACTCCCACTCTCTCACTCCCAACTCCCCACAATACGCCCAAATTCAAGTTATCGACACGGGCAATGGTATTAGTCCTGAGTTTTTACCCCACGTCTTCGATCGCTTTCGTCAAGCCCAGAGTCCTAATAAGCAAGGAGGATTGGGACTGGGATTGGCGATCGCCCGTCACATAGTAGAATTGCATGGTGGTACGCTTCACGCTGCAAGTCTTGGTGTAGGACACGGGGCAACGTTTACGATCCAGTTACCATTAATGCCTCCAAAGTAG
- a CDS encoding amino acid ABC transporter ATP-binding protein, protein MNNEQLTTDNQQPMIIAENVHKWYSSNKFYVLRGVSLTVNRGEVVVVMGPSGSGKSTFIRTFNALEDYQQGRIEIDGIALTHDLRNIDAIRREVGMVFQQFNLFPHLTVLQNVTLSPIWVRRWKRQKAEEVAMQLLERVGILEQAQKYPGQLSGGQQQRVAIARALAMQPKIMLFDEPTSALDPEMVREVLDVMRSLARSGMTMVVVTHEVGFAREVADRIVLMDGGMLVEQAPPQEFFQNPKEERTRKFLSQIL, encoded by the coding sequence ATGAACAACGAACAGCTAACAACCGACAACCAACAACCAATGATTATTGCTGAGAACGTCCATAAGTGGTACAGCAGCAATAAATTTTACGTTCTCCGGGGTGTTAGCCTTACCGTGAATCGGGGTGAGGTGGTGGTGGTGATGGGTCCCTCTGGTTCGGGTAAATCTACGTTTATTCGCACGTTTAATGCTTTAGAAGATTATCAACAAGGGCGAATTGAAATTGATGGAATTGCCCTGACTCACGACTTACGTAACATCGATGCGATTCGTAGAGAAGTTGGAATGGTATTTCAGCAGTTTAATTTGTTTCCTCATCTTACGGTACTGCAAAACGTAACTCTGTCACCGATTTGGGTACGGCGTTGGAAAAGACAAAAAGCCGAAGAAGTCGCCATGCAACTGTTGGAAAGGGTAGGAATTTTAGAACAAGCGCAAAAGTACCCAGGACAACTTTCTGGCGGACAACAACAACGGGTAGCGATCGCCCGGGCGTTGGCAATGCAGCCTAAAATTATGTTATTCGACGAACCTACATCAGCGCTTGACCCAGAAATGGTAAGGGAAGTGTTAGATGTGATGAGGAGTTTAGCGCGATCGGGAATGACAATGGTTGTTGTGACGCACGAAGTTGGGTTTGCCCGCGAAGTTGCCGATCGCATCGTTTTAATGGATGGTGGAATGTTAGTCGAACAAGCCCCACCCCAAGAATTTTTTCAAAACCCCAAAGAAGAACGGACGCGCAAGTTTTTATCGCAAATTTTGTAA
- a CDS encoding response regulator translates to MASISTQPLLLIEDSDEDFEAFWRIMRKLSVTTPIHRCSDGDDALDYLYHDGEYADLEQVIRPAFIVLDLNLPGTDGREVLEQIEQDEELKIIPIVVFTTSSNPKDVEVCYRYGVNGYIIKPMDVKKLMHTIQILIQYWFEVVILPNSRR, encoded by the coding sequence ATGGCTAGTATATCGACCCAACCATTGCTGTTAATTGAAGATAGCGATGAAGATTTTGAAGCTTTCTGGCGGATAATGCGGAAGTTATCTGTTACCACTCCTATTCATCGCTGTAGTGATGGTGACGATGCATTAGACTACTTATATCATGATGGCGAGTACGCCGATCTAGAGCAAGTAATCCGTCCAGCCTTTATTGTTCTTGACTTAAATCTACCAGGTACAGATGGAAGGGAAGTACTGGAACAGATCGAGCAAGACGAGGAGTTAAAAATAATTCCTATTGTAGTATTTACAACATCTTCCAACCCAAAAGACGTGGAGGTTTGTTATCGCTATGGCGTGAATGGCTACATCATTAAACCAATGGATGTGAAAAAATTAATGCATACGATTCAAATTCTCATTCAATACTGGTTTGAAGTTGTGATTCTACCTAATAGTAGGAGGTAG